TTGTACCAGTTTTCACAGTGCTATAGGATAGTGCTTCATAGCCATACAAAGATTTTCACAGTGCTATAGGATGGTGCTTCATAGCCATACAAAGATAATCCACGTCGAAAGTTGTGAAAAATGATCGCACGAAAATGTTCACGAGTTAATTCCATTTTTAGGCCGAGatgaattttttaattcccagtaaataaaacaatttacgattaaatgacaaaatgtTCTGAGTGATGTTATGCTAAAACATGTCAAACTTTCCAATGGAAATGTCAGATTGCACCTGGCAACACTTAGTGTCGCCTAggtcagaaatatatatagcaGCCCTCGtacatacatttgtatataatagATGTAAAATTGGCAAGCAATATATCTGCAGAATAGttcaatatataaattacCCATTCTAAAACTCTTACTTCAAAGTCATTCATAcaaaatgtacatatacatatattaaatatatattgatatatataatatattaaattatattaaattgtggTTTCCATTTCGCCAATTGAATATTCTCTTTTCTTCTTGCCTTACGGtcaattaattgcatttttaatttgcatatcaaAAGATCTGAAAGTGGCTTTCAGGTCTTGAATTAAGAAcgatatatgtatttatgcaaGCCTTGACCATAAGTCTGGGCTATTGGCCAGGATATGTATGGCAGAAATTATCCACTTGTAGTTAAATTTTgacacacacttttcaacaaataTCGAATACCCTTATACTCTACAAATAACGGGTGTAACACAttacatacattttaaattcaaatagattttacattttatgaaATTGACTATATTAAGCTTATTCATGCGGGCGACTTTATAAAAGAAGATCTACTAGAGTTCTACTCCTACCCAGGGAGCTCACTTAAAATCGTTGATCGCCTATCTTAAGGTACCCGTCTTAGTTTTCGATAATACGGCGTACTGTTTGGAGAATACGAATCGGTGATACTGTCTTGCTAAATTAGAGCACTGCAAAGGTTCGTTTGGAAACCGTTGATAACAGCGAACTAGCTCCTCCTCGAATTTTTCGATCTCGCCCTCGCAATCCTTGGCCCATTTTACAGGTGTACCGAATAATTCTTGAACCAATTTTAAGGACTTTCCAAACTCTTTTTCCTCGACTTCAAAAGAAAGTTTCTTCCAGGACTTGGCCACCGGAACTGGATTCAAGGCTCGCACATTATGCTGCTTATGTTCCATCGTAGTCCCAATATCGGAACCTGGTTCTTTTATTGGTTTCTGCTTATATGCTTCACAGGCGGTACATCCGAGTTCAGTACTTATGGCGGTGACCTGATTTATTCTATTCACCACATCCGGAGTTATCTCGAATGCCGTTGAATTTTTAATCTGCACCGTTTGCGGCTTGCTATTCCTGGCACCCATATCTGAGAATACTTCCTGatttgttttactttattttgttctCCGTTTTGGAGTGACGGATAATTTAACACATTTGACCACAAAAGCAAAGACAGCTAACataaaaacgttttgccacgcccacaaaccaaaACACCCAGGAAAAAAAACGTTCTGAAGGTGTCTGATTGTTCACACATGaacacgaatatatttaaagacttacaATTTTGAGCTCCGTTCATatcttatgtaaatgaatcgagagcgataaattatatttaggattttgttATCTAAGGCGACATGGGTGCAGTGCTCAAAAACATGTAATTTAAGTGCACACTACATGAGTCAGTCACTTGAGATCGTTCCCCGCCTCCTGAAATAGTCCCTTAGTGGGAGACCACAGATAAGGTCCTCGCCGCTCAAGATAGGCAGATGTGCCGGAGCGTGGGACCTCGATAAGGCGGGGACTATTTACTTAGGCCTCTGCGTAGGCCATTTACTTTAAGATGCGATTCTCATGTCACCTATTTAAACCGAAgatatttccaaataaaatcagtttcttacaaaaactcAACGAGTAAAGTCTTTTTATTTGGGATTTTACACTGATAAAGTGTCTATTTGAGTcttaacaagagagaacgctatagtcgagttccccgacgatctgatacccgttactcagctagtggaagtgcgagaGAGAAATGGAGAGTCTTAGCACTGACGGTTTTTGGCGGattgtgggctttagagtgggcgtggcaaaaagttttttggaaaatcgatagaaaattacaagaccaatacaaaaatgaaaaaatatgaaaacatttttcaaaagtgtgggcgtgacagctttgtgcggtttgtgggcgtggcaaaaagttcttggcaaatcgataaaaatttacaagaccaatacaaaaatgaaaaaatattaaaccatttttcaaaagtgtgggcgtggcagttttcagcggtttgtgggcgttagagtgggcgtggcaacatgaatcaacaaacttgcgctgcgtttatgtctctgcagtcagtatgcttaatctcaactttctagcttttgtagttcctgagatctcgacgttcagacggacggacagacggacggacggacagacggacatggccagatcgactcggctattgatcctgattaagaatatatatacaatatatagtCTGTAACGCTTGTTGCAGCAGGAAAGTGTCGCTCTCTGTGGGATGGGGGAGAAACTGGTAAGATTTGGTCATTGCTTTGCGAGGCGCCACCTAGATCTGAAAAGTGCGGGATCGGGTTATGGCGGCAATCTTGAAAAGAGAAATTAACAGGGCCAAGTGTCAG
This genomic stretch from Drosophila yakuba strain Tai18E2 chromosome 3R, Prin_Dyak_Tai18E2_2.1, whole genome shotgun sequence harbors:
- the LOC6539826 gene encoding uncharacterized protein LOC6539826 — protein: MGARNSKPQTVQIKNSTAFEITPDVVNRINQVTAISTELGCTACEAYKQKPIKEPGSDIGTTMEHKQHNVRALNPVPVAKSWKKLSFEVEEKEFGKSLKLVQELFGTPVKWAKDCEGEIEKFEEELVRCYQRFPNEPLQCSNLARQYHRFVFSKQYAVLSKTKTGTLR